A window of Motilibacter rhizosphaerae genomic DNA:
CCTCGCTGCCCGTCGCCGAGCGCTGGGTGCCCCTCGCCGCGGCGTGGCTCGCCACGACCCGCGTCGCGAGCCTCGTCGGCGAGCGCGACGACCGCGACAAGCCGCTCAACGCGCTCGGCCCCGGGCTCGACCGCTCCGCCGCGCCGGAGCTGCGGCTCGCCGTGCTGGGCGCGCTCGCCGAGCTGCCGCCCGGCGCGGGCGCGACCCCGGAGTCGCTGCTCGCGCGGCTCACGTGGCACCGCCCGCGCCGCACCCCGCGCACCCGCGACCAGCTGGTCCGGACCGCGCTGCTCGAGGCCGAGCAGGTGGGGCTCACCGGCCAGGGCGCGCTCACCCCGCACGGGCGGGTGCTCGTCGCCGGGCTGGACGACGACGCCGCCGAGACGCTCGCGCCGATGCTCCCCCAGCCCGTCGAGGAGGTCCTGCTCCAGGCCGACCTCACCGCGGTGGCCCCCGGCCCGCTCGTGCCAGCGCTGGCCCGGGAGCTCGCGCTCGCCGCGGACGTCGAGAGCACCGGCGGCGCCACCGTCTACCGCTTCACCCCCGCCTCCGTGCGCCGCGCGCTCGACGCGGGGCGCAGCGCGGAGGACCTGCACGCGCTGTTCCGCCAGCACTCGCGCACACCGGTGCCGCAGCCGCTGACGTACCTCGTCGACGACGTCGCCCGGAGGTACGGCCGGGTGCGCGTGGGCGTCGCGAGCTCGTACGTCCGCTGCGACGACCCCTCGGTGCTGGAGGAGGTGCTCGCCGACCGCCGCGCCGCCCAGCTGCGGCTCCGGCGGCTCGCCCCCACCGTGCTCGCCGCGCAGTCCCCCGTCGACGTCGTGCTCGAGCGGCTCCGCGCGATCGGGCTCTCGCCGGCGGCGGAGTCGCCCGAGGGCGAGGTGGTCGTCCGCCGTCCCGACAGCCGCCGCGCCCCGGCCCGCCCGCGCCCGCCGCGGCTCGTGTCCGACGTGCTCACCCCGCCCCCCGCGACCCTGCGCGCCGCCGTGCGCGCGCTGCGCGCCGGGGACCGCGTGGCGGTGGCGGTCGCGTCGCGGCGGGAGCAGCAGTCGAGCGCGTCGCGGCTGCCGCGCACCACCTCGGCCGAGGCGGTCCCGCTGCTCCGCGAGGCCCTGCGCGAGGGCACGCCGCTCGTCATCGGCTACGTCAACGCCGAGGCCAGCGCCACCGAGCGGGTCGTGGAGCCGATGAGCTTCGAGGGCGGCTTCCTCACGGCGTACGACCACCTCACCGAGTCGGTGCGCACGTTCTCGGTCGCGCGCATCACGGGGGTCGCGCCGGTCGCCTCGGACGGGTGACACGGGTAGTCCAGGTGGACTATCACGCGCTGCGGTGGGCAGACTACGCAGCGTCGCGCGCTCATAGGGGAGGCCACGCGGTGCAGCAGCTCGCCGAGGACGCCAGGCTGGCGGTCCTGGACTCGTACGCCGTCCTGGACACGCCGCCCGAGGCGGCCTACGACCAGGTGACGCGCGCACTGGCGGAGCGCTTCGGGACGAAGACCGCCCTCGTCACACTCGTCGACCGCGAGCGGCAGTGGTTCAAGTCGCGCTGGGGGTTCGAGGAGCGCGAGACGCCGCGCGAGGTCTCCTTCTGCGCCCGTACGATGCACGAGCCCGACCTGCTCGTCGTCCCCGACGCCACCGCGGACCCGCGCTTCCGGGACAACCCCTACGTCACCGGCCCCGACCACGTCCGCTTCTACGCCGGTGCTCCGCTGGTCGACGCGTCAGGAGCAGCGCTCGGCGCCGTCTGCGTCGTCCACGACGAGCCGCGCGAGCTGCTGCCGGAGGAGGCGGAGGCCCTGCGCGCCGCGGCCGAGGAGGTGCGAACCCAGCTGCAGCTGCGGCGCTCGCTGCGCGAGCTCACCGAGCGGGTCACCGGCCGCGCCGACGTCCCGGCCCCCGACCTCCTGCTCGAGCTGCTCGACCGCAGCCCGTCCGGCCTGGCGGTGCTGAGCCCCGAGCTGAAGGTGCTCTGGTGCAACGAGCCCCTCGGCCGGCTCGTCGGGAGCCGCGGCGCCGCGGGTGACGCGCTCGACGACGTCGTGCCGCCCGCAGTCGCCGAGCAGGTCGCTCCGCTCGTCCGCCACGCCATGGCCGGTGCGGAGACGACCGACGTCGAGGTCGCGCTGCGCAGCGAGGCCCGCGAGCGGGTCCTCCGGCTGACGGCGTTCGGGCTGCGCGACTGGCGCGGCGAGCCGTACGCCGTCGGCCTAGGGGTGCGCGACGTCACCGAGCAGCGGCACGCGGAGCACCGCCTGCGCCACCTCGCCGAGCACGACCAGCTCACCGGGCTCGTCACCCGCGCGCGCTTCGAGGAGGAGGTCGAGCTCGAGCTGCAGCGCGCCGCCCGCTACGGCGGCACGCACGGCCTGCTCGTGCTCGACCTCGACAACTTCAAGCACGTCAACGACTCCTGGGGGCACAAGGCGGGCGACGCGCTGCTCGCGGGCGTCGCCGCGGCGCTGCAGGAGCGGCTGCGCGAGACCGACGTCGTGGCCCGGCTCGGCGGGGACGAGTTCGCGGTCCTCCTGCGCGAGGTGGACCTCACGGCCGCGACGGCCCTGGCGGAGTCGCTGGTCTCCGCCGTCGCCGCGGTGCGCGTCCCCGGGGCTCGTACGGGCCGGGCCAGCACCAGCATCGGCGGCTGCGTGTTCGGCGAGGGCTGGGCGGACGCCGCCGCCGTCGTCGTCGCCGCGGACAGCGCGATGTACGACGCCAAGGAGGCTGGGCGCAACCGCGCGGTCGTGCGCGAGCCGCTGCCCGCGGACGAGGCGCGCCGGCGGGGTGGGCGCACGACGTGGACGGAGCGGGTCCGCAGCGCGCTGGACACCGACGGGTTCGCGCTGTGGGCCCAGCCGATGCGCCCGCTGCGCCACGACGGGCGGGACCACTACGAGCTGCTCCTCCGGATGGTCGAGGACGGCGGGGTCGTCGCCCCGGACGCGTTCCTCCCCTCCGCGGAGCGCTACGACCTCATCCAGGCCGTCGACCGCTGGGTCGTCGGGAGCGGCATCGCGGTCGCGGCGCAGCACCCGGACAGCTCGTTCCACCTCAACGTCTCGGCCAAGTCGCTGCGCGAGCCCGGGCTGCTCCGCCTGGTCGACCGCACGATCGAGGAGCACGGCGCGGACCCCGCCCGCATCGTCTTCGAGGTGACCGAGACCGTGGCGATCGCCAACCTCGAGGAGTCGCAGCGCTTCGCGCGCGACCTGCGGGCGCTGGGCTGCCGCTTCGCCCTCGACGACTTCGGCCGCGGGGCCGCGTCGTACTACTACCTCAAGCACCTGCCGCTCGACGTGGTGAAGATCGACGGCGACTTCGTCCGCGACCTGCCGTCCTCCCGCCTGGACCAGCTCGTCGTGTCCTCGGTCGTCGACGTGGCCGCCGAGCTCGGCTGCGAGACCGTGGCGGAGTTCGTCGAGGACGAGGCCACCCTGCAGCTCGTCCAGCAACTCGGCGTCGACCTGGCGCAGGGCTACCACGTGGGGATGCCGGCGCCGAGCGCGCTGCTCGCCGGCTGAGCGCTCGGGAAGCGGTGGCGCCCCGCGGTCGTTGACAATGGCGTACGCGGGAACCGTCCCGCGCGTCTGCGAGGAGCCTGCGTGACCGACGGCCCGCTGATCGTCCAGTCGGACAAGACCCTCCTGCTCGAGGTCGACCACCCGTCGGCCGAGCAGGCCAGGCGCGACATCGCGCCGTTCGCCGAGCTGGAGCGCGCGCCCGAGCACGTCCACACGTACCGGCTCACCCCGCTCGGGCTCTGGAACGCACGCGCCGCCGGGCACGATGCCGAGCAGGTGATCGACACGCTGCTGCGCTACAGCCGCTACTCGGTGCCGCACGCGCTGCTCGTCGACGTGGCGGACACGATGGACCGCTACGGCCGGTTGCGCCTGGAGAAGCACCCCGTGCACGGGCTCGTGCTCATCTCGACCGACCGCCCGGTCCTCGAGGAGGTGCTGCGCTCGAAGAAGGTCGCGCCGCTGATCGGGGAGCGCGTCGACCCCGACTCCGTCGCCGTCCACCCCTCGGAGCGCGGCCACCTCAAGCAGGTGCTGCTCAAGCTCGGCTGGCCGGCCGAGGACCTCGCGGGCTACGTCGACGGCGAGGCGCACCCGATCGAGCTGCTGGAGGACGGCTGGACGCTGCGCTCCTACCAGCGCGAGGCGGTCGAGGGCTTCTGGCACGGCGGCTCGGGCGTCGTCGTGCTCCCCTGCGGCGCCGGCAAGACGCTCGTCGGCGCGGCGGCGATGGCACGCGCGAAGGCGACCACGCTGATCCTCGTGACCAACACGGTCTCGGCGCGGCAGTGGCGCCACGAGCTGCTCAAGCGCACGACGCTGACCGAGGACGAGATCGGCGAGTACTCCGGCTCCAAGAAGGAGATCCGGCCCGTCACGATCGCGACCTACCAGGTGCTGACGACGAAGCGGAAGGGCGTCTACCCGCACCTCGAGGTGTTCGACGCCCGCGACTGGGGCCTCGTGGTCTACGACGAGGTCCACCTGCTGCCCGCGCCCGTGTTCCGCTTCACCGCGGACATCCAGGCGCGCCGCCGCGTGGGGCTGACCGCGACGCTGGTGCGCGAGGACGGCCGCGAGGGCGACGTGTTCTCGCTCATCGGGCCCAAGCGCTACGACGCGCCGTGGAAGGACATCGAGGCGCAGGGCTACATCGCGCCGGCCGACTGCGTCGAGGTGCGCGTGACGCTGACGGACTCCGAGCGGCTGGCGTACGCGACGGCCGAGCCCGAGGAGCGCTACCGCCTCTGCTCGACCACGGCGACGAAGTCGCGGCTCGTGGAGAAGCTCGTCGAGCAGCACAGCGCCGACCGGCTGCTCGTCATCGGGCAGTACATCGACCAGCTCGACGAGCTGGGCGAGCGGCTGCAGGCGCCGGTCATCAAGGGCGAGACGACGGTGAAGGAGCGCGAGCGGCTCTTCGAGGCGTTCCGCTCCGGCGAGATCACCAAGCTCGTGGTCTCCAAGGTCGCGAACTTCTCCATCGACCTGCCGGAGGCG
This region includes:
- a CDS encoding helicase-associated domain-containing protein, yielding MTTPNEPTGPTGPTSPDDQTTPTDAPPPRSLADDLRARDDEALSALLEARADLVTPVPGDMTALATRATSPASVGRALDRLDAGCLQVVEVLCTLPEPTTPAQVAERWGADPTRALALLRDLGLLWGAPDELHLVRAVRATTRDPAGLGAPVQTLLAGASPEGVARVVRALGRKPTGDVTKDAAIVAAKLASARTVERLLAGAPEGARDALQRLVWGPPSGAVSDARRTVDPESARTPVDWLLAHGLLVPTGADTVTLPQEVALVLRGGRVHAEPAPAPPPLDEVRRGALPGRAGAQAHARAGAEAAAELVRRTEDLLEAWGVEPPQVLRQGGLAVRELRRAGQALDLDDQAAALVIEVAHAAGLLATGAEGDEWLPTPAYDAWASLPVAERWVPLAAAWLATTRVASLVGERDDRDKPLNALGPGLDRSAAPELRLAVLGALAELPPGAGATPESLLARLTWHRPRRTPRTRDQLVRTALLEAEQVGLTGQGALTPHGRVLVAGLDDDAAETLAPMLPQPVEEVLLQADLTAVAPGPLVPALARELALAADVESTGGATVYRFTPASVRRALDAGRSAEDLHALFRQHSRTPVPQPLTYLVDDVARRYGRVRVGVASSYVRCDDPSVLEEVLADRRAAQLRLRRLAPTVLAAQSPVDVVLERLRAIGLSPAAESPEGEVVVRRPDSRRAPARPRPPRLVSDVLTPPPATLRAAVRALRAGDRVAVAVASRREQQSSASRLPRTTSAEAVPLLREALREGTPLVIGYVNAEASATERVVEPMSFEGGFLTAYDHLTESVRTFSVARITGVAPVASDG
- a CDS encoding putative bifunctional diguanylate cyclase/phosphodiesterase; its protein translation is MQQLAEDARLAVLDSYAVLDTPPEAAYDQVTRALAERFGTKTALVTLVDRERQWFKSRWGFEERETPREVSFCARTMHEPDLLVVPDATADPRFRDNPYVTGPDHVRFYAGAPLVDASGAALGAVCVVHDEPRELLPEEAEALRAAAEEVRTQLQLRRSLRELTERVTGRADVPAPDLLLELLDRSPSGLAVLSPELKVLWCNEPLGRLVGSRGAAGDALDDVVPPAVAEQVAPLVRHAMAGAETTDVEVALRSEARERVLRLTAFGLRDWRGEPYAVGLGVRDVTEQRHAEHRLRHLAEHDQLTGLVTRARFEEEVELELQRAARYGGTHGLLVLDLDNFKHVNDSWGHKAGDALLAGVAAALQERLRETDVVARLGGDEFAVLLREVDLTAATALAESLVSAVAAVRVPGARTGRASTSIGGCVFGEGWADAAAVVVAADSAMYDAKEAGRNRAVVREPLPADEARRRGGRTTWTERVRSALDTDGFALWAQPMRPLRHDGRDHYELLLRMVEDGGVVAPDAFLPSAERYDLIQAVDRWVVGSGIAVAAQHPDSSFHLNVSAKSLREPGLLRLVDRTIEEHGADPARIVFEVTETVAIANLEESQRFARDLRALGCRFALDDFGRGAASYYYLKHLPLDVVKIDGDFVRDLPSSRLDQLVVSSVVDVAAELGCETVAEFVEDEATLQLVQQLGVDLAQGYHVGMPAPSALLAG
- a CDS encoding DNA repair helicase XPB, which encodes MTDGPLIVQSDKTLLLEVDHPSAEQARRDIAPFAELERAPEHVHTYRLTPLGLWNARAAGHDAEQVIDTLLRYSRYSVPHALLVDVADTMDRYGRLRLEKHPVHGLVLISTDRPVLEEVLRSKKVAPLIGERVDPDSVAVHPSERGHLKQVLLKLGWPAEDLAGYVDGEAHPIELLEDGWTLRSYQREAVEGFWHGGSGVVVLPCGAGKTLVGAAAMARAKATTLILVTNTVSARQWRHELLKRTTLTEDEIGEYSGSKKEIRPVTIATYQVLTTKRKGVYPHLEVFDARDWGLVVYDEVHLLPAPVFRFTADIQARRRVGLTATLVREDGREGDVFSLIGPKRYDAPWKDIEAQGYIAPADCVEVRVTLTDSERLAYATAEPEERYRLCSTTATKSRLVEKLVEQHSADRLLVIGQYIDQLDELGERLQAPVIKGETTVKERERLFEAFRSGEITKLVVSKVANFSIDLPEAAIAIQVSGTFGSRQEEAQRLGRVLRPKSDGRAARFYSVVARDTVDQDFAAHRQRFLAEQGYAYRIVDADDILAGYDADGTKREPEADQPEPEQPGADQPGAE